One Actinoplanes missouriensis 431 DNA segment encodes these proteins:
- a CDS encoding ABC transporter ATP-binding protein, translating into MTEAVRVEDLSKTYDGSVTALDGVSAAFAGGTFTAVMGPSGSGKSTLLQCAAGLDRPTGGRVFLGGAELIATTDTAITKFRRDRVGFVFQDYNLLPSLTVLQNVVLPLRLAGRRADRRRCRAVLDRLGLGDRVDDLPEKLSGGQRQRVAVARALVAEPAVIFADEPTGALDLRSARDVLLLLRAVVHEHGRTVVMVTHDPVAASYADAVLFLADGRLAGSMTAPTADAVAERLAHLGDTAARVSGAAA; encoded by the coding sequence ATGACTGAAGCGGTTCGTGTCGAAGACCTCTCCAAGACCTACGACGGATCGGTGACCGCGCTCGACGGGGTGAGCGCGGCCTTCGCCGGCGGCACCTTCACCGCGGTGATGGGGCCCTCCGGCTCCGGCAAGAGCACCCTGCTGCAGTGCGCCGCCGGGCTGGACCGGCCCACCGGGGGCCGGGTGTTCCTCGGCGGCGCCGAACTGATCGCCACCACCGACACCGCGATCACGAAGTTCCGGCGCGACCGGGTCGGCTTCGTCTTCCAGGACTACAACCTGCTGCCGTCGCTGACCGTGCTGCAGAACGTGGTGCTGCCGCTGCGCCTCGCCGGCCGTCGCGCCGACCGCCGCCGCTGCCGGGCCGTCCTGGACCGGCTCGGCCTCGGCGACCGGGTGGACGACCTGCCGGAGAAGCTCTCCGGCGGCCAGCGCCAGCGGGTCGCGGTCGCCCGGGCCCTGGTCGCCGAGCCCGCGGTGATCTTCGCCGACGAGCCGACCGGCGCGCTCGACCTGCGCAGCGCCCGGGACGTGCTGCTCCTGCTGCGCGCCGTCGTGCACGAGCACGGCCGGACCGTCGTCATGGTCACCCACGACCCGGTCGCCGCGTCGTACGCGGACGCGGTGCTCTTCCTCGCCGACGGCAGGCTGGCCGGCTCGATGACCGCGCCCACCGCCGACGCGGTCGCCGAACGCCTCGCCCACCTCGGCGACACCGCCGCCCGTGTGAGCGGAGCGGCCGCATGA
- a CDS encoding TetR/AcrR family transcriptional regulator C-terminal domain-containing protein, producing MFRRIAAGLAERIASGDLPPGAKVPSTRQLMAEHGIAMATATKVISTLRTQGLVETRTGLGTVVAGVPRSAGAPIDRDRVVRTAVAIADAEGLGGLSMRRLAGELRMPTMSLYRYVADKEELVLLMIDRVMGASPPPAGLSPERDGWRACVEALARLQWALYRRHVWLAPAISFTRPLLAPHAIAHTEWVMRAIDGHGLDPVTQFRTAVMIANYVRGTAVNLEDEAQAEQDTGMTDRQWMAAQQERFAAVLSTGRLPMFARFLAVGDDEFDLDILLEFGLQRLLDGLEPLLTGPGEE from the coding sequence GTGTTCCGCAGAATCGCCGCAGGCCTCGCCGAGCGGATCGCCTCCGGCGACCTGCCGCCCGGCGCGAAGGTCCCGTCGACCCGGCAGCTCATGGCCGAGCACGGGATCGCGATGGCCACCGCCACCAAGGTGATCTCCACATTGCGCACCCAGGGTCTGGTGGAGACCCGGACCGGCCTCGGCACGGTCGTCGCCGGCGTGCCCCGCTCGGCCGGCGCGCCGATCGACCGGGACCGCGTGGTGCGCACCGCGGTGGCGATCGCCGACGCCGAGGGCCTCGGCGGCCTCTCCATGCGCCGCCTCGCCGGCGAGCTGCGGATGCCGACCATGTCGCTGTACCGCTACGTCGCCGACAAGGAGGAGCTGGTCCTGCTGATGATCGACCGGGTGATGGGCGCCAGCCCGCCACCGGCCGGCCTCTCGCCCGAGCGGGACGGCTGGCGGGCCTGCGTCGAGGCGCTCGCCCGGCTGCAGTGGGCGCTGTACCGCCGGCACGTCTGGCTGGCCCCGGCGATCTCGTTCACCCGCCCGCTGCTCGCGCCGCACGCGATCGCGCACACCGAGTGGGTGATGCGCGCGATCGACGGGCACGGCCTGGACCCGGTCACCCAGTTCCGTACGGCCGTGATGATCGCCAACTACGTGCGCGGCACCGCGGTGAACCTGGAGGACGAGGCGCAGGCCGAGCAGGACACCGGGATGACCGACCGGCAGTGGATGGCCGCGCAGCAGGAACGGTTCGCCGCGGTGCTCTCCACCGGCCGCCTGCCGATGTTCGCCCGGTTCCTGGCGGTCGGCGACGACGAGTTCGACCTGGACATCCTCCTCGAGTTCGGCCTCCAGCGGCTCCTCGACGGGCTGGAGCCGCTGCTGACCGGCCCCGGCGAGGAGTAG